Below is a genomic region from Parageobacillus toebii NBRC 107807.
TAGCCCTTCTTTTCATTTATCGTTCGATAGGGATCGCGTTGTCAGGTACTTTAAACGGATTTTTTGGATCAATATGATCATAAAACATGATGCCGTTTAAGTGGTCGATTTCGTGTTGAAATACAATGGCAGGCAGCCCTTTTAACCGAAGTGTTACTTCTTTACCTTCAAGCGTTGTCCCTGTTACGGTAATGCGGGCATAGCGCGGCACATATCCTGGAACGTTCCGATCGACAGATAAACATCCTTCTCCGCTCGTTAAATAGCATTGTTGAACAGAATGGCTCACAATTTTTGGATTAAATAACGCATAGCTATATAAAGTACCTTTTTCATCCGTTACATGGACGGCAATCATTCGTTTTGATACATTAATTTGTGGAGCTGCCAGCCCAATTCCCGGGCGTAATCCATATTTTTCTGCAAGCTCAGGGTTTTGGCTCATTTTTACATAATCAAGAAGGCTTTGTAAAACTTGTTTATCTTCTTCTGATGGAGGAAGAGAAACAGGTTCAGCCACTTTTCGTAGCGTTGGATGCCCTTCTTTAATAATATCTTTCATGGTAATCATCACGTTTTCACTCCTTGTAGACGTTGATGTCTGAATTAAGTCTAACAAAAATCGACTTTGAACGTAAACTAAAATGAAAATGGATGTGCCCGAAAGGAAGGAGAAACGTTGTTCAAAGCAAT
It encodes:
- the def gene encoding peptide deformylase, which codes for MITMKDIIKEGHPTLRKVAEPVSLPPSEEDKQVLQSLLDYVKMSQNPELAEKYGLRPGIGLAAPQINVSKRMIAVHVTDEKGTLYSYALFNPKIVSHSVQQCYLTSGEGCLSVDRNVPGYVPRYARITVTGTTLEGKEVTLRLKGLPAIVFQHEIDHLNGIMFYDHIDPKNPFKVPDNAIPIER